In a genomic window of Asticcacaulis sp.:
- a CDS encoding sigma-70 family RNA polymerase sigma factor, with amino-acid sequence MGLTGDKLDLTRQSDVDLVRLCLGGDKSAFAELVRRHGSLLRTHIRRMGAQGPDADDMAQEAFMSAYEHLSEFRFDGAFVGWLKRIASRRYLKKVRANQKYLLTDDMSAFEPEPAANEGEFRAHNLDAALNRLKPVERLCVTLNFSGDLSHQEIADELKLPLGTVKSHIKRAMDQLKTILNAKPAPVLETGT; translated from the coding sequence ATGGGCCTGACAGGCGATAAGCTTGACCTGACGCGGCAGTCCGATGTCGATCTCGTGCGCCTGTGCCTGGGCGGCGACAAATCGGCATTCGCCGAACTGGTGCGTCGTCACGGTAGTCTGCTGCGGACCCATATCCGGCGGATGGGGGCACAGGGGCCGGATGCCGATGACATGGCGCAGGAGGCTTTCATGAGTGCCTACGAGCATTTGTCGGAATTCCGTTTTGACGGTGCCTTTGTTGGCTGGCTTAAGCGGATTGCCTCACGCCGCTACCTGAAAAAGGTAAGGGCGAATCAAAAATACCTGCTGACGGACGATATGAGCGCTTTTGAGCCTGAGCCTGCCGCCAATGAAGGCGAATTTCGCGCCCATAATCTTGATGCGGCCTTAAATCGCCTCAAACCTGTGGAACGCCTGTGCGTGACGCTCAATTTCAGCGGTGACCTGTCTCATCAGGAAATAGCTGACGAACTCAAGCTGCCGCTGGGCACGGTCAAAAGTCATATCAAACGCGCCATGGATCAGTTGAAGACCATTTTGAACGCCAAACCTGCTCCCGTAC
- a CDS encoding arsenate reductase, with product MTLILYGIPNCDTVKKARNWLTANGVTYEFHDYKKAGIDAARLKAWSEKLGWEKVLNRASSTFKGLAEEAKQGLDETKAITLMMAQPSMIKRPIFEKDGQVIAGLKPDSAELKALLI from the coding sequence ATGACTCTGATTCTCTACGGCATACCGAACTGCGACACGGTGAAAAAGGCGCGTAACTGGCTGACCGCCAATGGCGTCACCTATGAATTCCATGATTACAAGAAGGCTGGGATCGATGCCGCGCGTCTCAAGGCATGGTCGGAAAAGCTGGGCTGGGAAAAGGTGCTCAATCGCGCCAGCAGCACATTCAAGGGCCTGGCCGAAGAAGCGAAGCAGGGGCTGGACGAGACAAAAGCCATAACCCTGATGATGGCGCAGCCATCAATGATCAAGCGACCGATTTTCGAGAAAGACGGACAGGTGATTGCCGGATTGAAGCCGGACAGCGCCGAACTCAAGGCCCTGCTTATCTGA
- a CDS encoding siderophore-interacting protein encodes MDALTDGRSVTRVRFETRRRELTVTQVKAITPHLRRVTLAGDFTGFQSLGFDDHIKLFFPDPDTGILILPEPGLPPGDGPKPIMRDYTPRRFDGQTLDIEFALHEAGPATAWAMNANIGDILNIGGPRGSMLISPTFDRYLLIGDDTALPAIARRLEELPEGTKVCVVAEVDGLEDRLHFETKADASVHWVYRQGGHANCLNEALKAMHLPQGIVYAWVACESTLAKLIRQQLIDDHGVNPSWIKASGYWRKGDVGTHETIG; translated from the coding sequence ATGGATGCGCTGACCGACGGGCGTTCGGTTACCCGCGTCCGCTTTGAAACCCGCCGGCGTGAACTGACCGTCACACAGGTGAAAGCGATTACGCCTCACCTGCGGCGCGTCACGCTTGCCGGCGATTTCACCGGCTTTCAGAGCCTGGGTTTCGATGATCATATCAAGTTGTTTTTTCCCGATCCGGATACCGGCATTCTGATCCTTCCGGAGCCGGGGTTGCCGCCGGGTGACGGGCCTAAGCCAATCATGCGCGACTACACGCCGCGCCGGTTTGACGGCCAGACCCTGGATATCGAATTCGCCCTTCATGAGGCCGGCCCAGCCACAGCCTGGGCCATGAATGCAAATATTGGAGACATTCTGAATATCGGCGGGCCACGCGGATCAATGTTGATTTCACCCACCTTCGACCGTTACTTATTAATCGGCGACGACACCGCCCTGCCCGCCATCGCGCGGCGGCTGGAAGAACTGCCGGAGGGCACGAAGGTCTGCGTAGTGGCCGAAGTGGATGGCCTGGAAGACCGTCTGCATTTCGAGACGAAAGCCGATGCCAGCGTTCACTGGGTCTATCGCCAGGGCGGCCATGCTAACTGCCTGAACGAGGCGCTCAAGGCCATGCACCTGCCGCAAGGCATTGTTTATGCCTGGGTGGCGTGCGAAAGCACACTGGCCAAACTTATCCGTCAACAATTGATCGACGATCATGGCGTCAATCCGTCGTGGATCAAGGCATCCGGTTACTGGCGCAAGGGTGACGTCGGCACGCATGAAACGATCGGGTGA
- a CDS encoding DUF6496 domain-containing protein, with the protein MPKETSGQKKKVEKVMHEFKAGELKSGSGKKVTSRKQATAIAMHEAHIPKKDSKPHSHTHH; encoded by the coding sequence ATGCCGAAGGAAACATCCGGCCAGAAAAAGAAGGTCGAAAAGGTCATGCACGAATTCAAGGCAGGTGAACTGAAAAGCGGCAGCGGCAAAAAGGTCACCAGCCGCAAGCAGGCGACCGCCATAGCCATGCACGAAGCGCACATTCCGAAAAAAGACAGCAAGCCGCACAGCCATACGCATCATTGA
- a CDS encoding DUF2147 domain-containing protein codes for MRLSISLLLAFSLAIPGKVLAADLSGNWQRANGQAQIAFAPCAGGQSEGVCGTIAWLNPAVKTKAHIGDKVFYDLVSDGANSWKGKAYSPKEGKTYAATLTLQGTTLYSRECLFGDRICRSETWTRVR; via the coding sequence ATGCGCTTATCAATATCACTTCTGCTGGCTTTTTCGCTGGCCATTCCGGGTAAGGTTCTGGCGGCGGATCTGTCCGGTAACTGGCAGCGCGCAAACGGCCAGGCACAAATCGCTTTTGCGCCCTGCGCCGGCGGCCAGTCCGAGGGGGTTTGCGGCACGATCGCCTGGCTCAATCCAGCGGTCAAAACGAAAGCCCACATCGGCGACAAGGTGTTTTACGACCTGGTTTCCGATGGCGCCAATAGCTGGAAGGGCAAGGCTTACAGCCCCAAGGAAGGCAAGACCTACGCTGCAACACTTACCCTTCAGGGCACCACCCTTTACAGCCGTGAGTGCCTGTTCGGCGACCGCATCTGCCGGTCCGAAACCTGGACGCGCGTCAGATAA
- a CDS encoding autotransporter outer membrane beta-barrel domain-containing protein, with translation MRKHTLLTATALGLVLGSGGLGTRALAETSISTATTSPVLTSTAGDLTVTSDGSITLTSGTAITVDSDNTLDFEGSIAMSGSESGSTGILITDFPDRTKGLVLTGDITVTDDYTASDTTSLDGTEDGYIDAPWAEGTGRYGIHSTGSSPFVGDVYITSDSAIDVEGNSSYGIRFENQVKGAFTYDGAMTLIGDNSTGISLEKGVTGNVYLSGSVSTLGENASAITLTGDIGGNLIIDGSYSGTAYSSTAALTQALYENLIPANNLLQDGPLVSIAGNVANGVLLGASVTSTDDDNTDEDGDGLVDTSQSTASLTQYGSAPALVIGSSTENITLGGLTYTSTAIDPPSVNYGLLNRGAIGAYGVHPGVDATALQIGGTDYATTIDNGIGSTGSITASSYGGDGTAISLLSGAITPRLDIDGTVSATTTRYLTSAEDADGNTVYTVSNVGKATAVSIASGASLPTINVGASSGIYASSSGSTGSATAISDVSGTLTTITNSGTISAIITASDDDGDGTTDTITGKATAIDVSANTGGVTITQVDNNATDSDDDEAIAAPYIYGSILFGSGNDSLSSSGGYIYGNVDYGTGTGSFSLTNDAVYLGKLTSSGDIAMDIDSGASAGLLAGSSVRMSSLHVGSDSSLALTLAVYSPTVPILSGSGSVTFDDGAKLYLTLDKILTTPTSFNILTGSSISLGDMTTSTLDGYIPYLYHSDLTLNDTDTVLSANFRLKTQGEAGYSSNQYAALMPVLAVVAQDSGAKSSLLAATDKDAFDQVYNQYLPDYSGENLISLSVGSASLNRSLSNLTLIPDNNGGQYWLQEYGYGINRAYSDTAGFKSTGFSFAGGRERQIYGNQMVGTYLSLTSASPRDTFALAAEGMSNSDITIGAYWRLNTSSLKTWLHAGAGYDTFKSTRNILTTTVDHVATAKWDGYSVSGGAGASYDFRLGKWVVTPEILTDYYQLHENDHTESGGGDFFDLTVGARDGHLLTSTALLNLSYRTSFLKPELWVGYKQNVSATLPDTVANFTGGDSFTLVGGNIEGGGPVAGFRLSADNPYSYFSIEAEYQELPEYTNTSVSLRTRFQF, from the coding sequence ATGCGTAAACATACCCTCCTGACCGCCACAGCCCTCGGACTGGTTCTCGGCAGCGGAGGACTTGGCACGCGGGCACTTGCCGAAACATCGATTTCGACCGCGACCACCTCGCCCGTACTGACCAGCACAGCCGGCGATCTCACGGTTACGTCCGACGGCTCCATTACCCTGACCAGCGGCACGGCCATAACGGTAGACAGTGACAACACACTCGATTTCGAAGGCAGCATCGCCATGTCCGGCTCTGAGTCTGGCTCGACCGGCATTCTGATCACCGATTTCCCCGATCGCACCAAGGGTCTGGTCCTGACCGGCGATATCACGGTCACAGACGATTACACGGCCTCGGATACCACCAGCCTCGACGGGACCGAAGACGGCTACATTGATGCGCCCTGGGCCGAAGGCACCGGCCGCTACGGCATCCATTCTACAGGATCGTCACCTTTTGTCGGCGACGTTTATATCACAAGCGATTCCGCCATCGATGTCGAAGGGAACTCATCCTATGGCATCCGCTTCGAGAACCAGGTCAAGGGCGCCTTTACCTATGATGGCGCCATGACGCTGATCGGCGATAACTCCACAGGCATTTCCCTCGAAAAAGGCGTTACCGGCAATGTCTACCTGTCGGGTTCGGTCAGCACGCTCGGTGAAAACGCCTCGGCGATCACGCTCACCGGCGATATTGGCGGCAACCTGATCATCGATGGTTCCTACAGCGGCACAGCCTACAGTTCGACCGCGGCGCTCACTCAGGCCCTTTATGAAAACCTGATCCCGGCCAACAACCTGCTTCAGGATGGGCCGCTGGTCAGCATCGCCGGCAATGTCGCCAACGGCGTCCTGCTTGGCGCTTCCGTGACCAGCACGGATGATGACAATACCGACGAGGATGGCGACGGCCTTGTTGACACCTCGCAATCCACGGCCAGCCTGACGCAATACGGCTCAGCACCGGCTCTGGTGATCGGCTCGTCGACAGAAAATATCACACTTGGCGGCCTGACCTACACCTCGACGGCCATTGATCCGCCCTCCGTCAATTACGGTCTGCTCAATCGCGGGGCCATCGGTGCCTATGGCGTCCATCCCGGCGTCGACGCCACCGCCCTGCAAATCGGTGGTACGGACTATGCAACAACCATCGACAATGGCATCGGCAGCACCGGCAGCATCACCGCGTCATCCTACGGCGGGGACGGCACCGCCATTTCATTGCTCAGCGGTGCCATAACACCCCGGCTTGATATCGACGGTACGGTAAGCGCCACGACGACACGATACCTGACCTCCGCCGAAGATGCCGACGGCAATACGGTCTATACCGTCTCCAATGTCGGTAAGGCAACAGCCGTCAGCATCGCTTCCGGCGCTTCCCTCCCCACGATCAATGTTGGCGCCAGTTCCGGCATCTATGCGTCGTCTTCCGGCTCAACAGGCAGCGCCACCGCCATTTCCGACGTGTCGGGCACACTGACGACCATAACCAACAGCGGCACGATCAGTGCCATTATCACCGCCTCCGACGATGATGGCGACGGCACGACGGACACCATCACCGGCAAGGCTACCGCCATCGACGTCAGCGCTAATACGGGCGGCGTCACCATTACCCAGGTCGATAACAACGCGACCGACAGCGACGATGATGAAGCCATCGCCGCCCCTTATATTTACGGCAGTATCCTGTTCGGCTCCGGCAATGACAGCCTGTCATCCTCCGGCGGTTACATCTACGGCAATGTGGACTACGGCACGGGCACCGGCAGCTTCAGCCTGACCAATGATGCGGTCTACCTTGGCAAGCTGACCTCGTCCGGCGACATCGCCATGGATATCGACAGCGGCGCCAGCGCCGGCCTGTTGGCCGGCAGTTCGGTCCGGATGAGCAGCCTGCATGTCGGTTCGGACAGCAGTCTGGCCCTGACGCTCGCCGTCTACAGCCCCACCGTACCGATTCTGTCCGGCTCCGGCTCGGTGACCTTCGATGACGGCGCCAAGCTATACCTGACCCTTGATAAGATCCTGACCACGCCGACCAGCTTCAATATCCTCACCGGCTCCAGCATCAGCCTGGGCGATATGACGACCTCAACGCTGGATGGTTATATTCCTTACCTCTACCATTCGGACCTGACGCTTAACGATACGGATACTGTGCTTTCCGCCAATTTCCGCCTGAAGACCCAAGGCGAAGCCGGCTACTCGTCCAATCAGTATGCCGCGTTGATGCCGGTTCTAGCCGTTGTAGCCCAAGATTCGGGCGCCAAATCATCCCTGCTGGCGGCCACGGACAAGGACGCCTTCGATCAGGTCTACAACCAGTACCTGCCCGACTACTCCGGTGAAAATCTGATTTCCCTGTCCGTCGGATCGGCCTCGTTGAACCGCTCCTTAAGCAACCTGACCCTCATCCCGGATAATAACGGCGGGCAGTACTGGCTCCAGGAATACGGCTACGGCATCAACCGCGCCTACAGCGATACCGCCGGCTTCAAATCGACGGGTTTCAGCTTCGCCGGCGGCCGCGAAAGGCAGATCTATGGCAACCAGATGGTCGGCACCTATCTGTCCCTGACCTCCGCTTCGCCGCGTGATACATTCGCCCTGGCGGCTGAAGGCATGTCCAATTCCGATATCACAATCGGCGCTTACTGGCGCCTCAATACCAGCAGCCTGAAGACCTGGCTGCACGCCGGCGCCGGCTACGATACCTTCAAAAGTACGCGCAACATCCTGACCACGACGGTCGATCATGTGGCGACGGCCAAGTGGGATGGTTACTCTGTCAGCGGGGGCGCGGGCGCCTCATACGATTTCCGGCTTGGCAAATGGGTGGTTACGCCTGAAATTCTGACCGACTATTACCAGCTTCATGAAAACGACCATACGGAAAGCGGGGGCGGCGATTTTTTCGATCTTACTGTGGGGGCGCGTGACGGACACCTGCTGACCTCGACCGCCCTGCTGAACCTCAGCTACAGGACTTCATTCCTTAAGCCGGAACTCTGGGTCGGTTACAAGCAAAATGTCTCCGCCACCCTGCCGGACACGGTAGCGAACTTCACTGGCGGCGACAGCTTCACCCTGGTCGGCGGCAATATCGAAGGCGGCGGCCCCGTGGCCGGTTTCCGGTTGTCGGCCGACAATCCCTACAGTTACTTCTCGATAGAAGCTGAATACCAGGAGCTGCCGGAATATACCAACACCTCGGTATCCCTGCGCACGCGCTTCCAGTTCTAG
- a CDS encoding DUF6249 domain-containing protein, translating to MDWDGVSGILAIVMIFGMPVFIVGIIFLFIFRSNAEKQKTLRMAIEKSDSLPPEFLESLKSLQKKPRTAANDVRAGLILIAIALGMIALDAVTHNYVIGGLAGVAAIPGFIGIALLILGIIGSRKQ from the coding sequence ATGGATTGGGACGGCGTAAGCGGCATTCTTGCCATTGTCATGATTTTCGGTATGCCGGTTTTTATCGTCGGCATCATTTTTCTGTTTATCTTTCGTAGCAATGCCGAAAAGCAAAAAACCCTGCGGATGGCAATTGAGAAAAGCGACAGTTTGCCGCCGGAATTTCTCGAAAGCTTGAAAAGCCTTCAAAAGAAACCGCGAACCGCAGCCAATGATGTGCGCGCCGGTCTTATCCTCATCGCAATCGCGCTGGGAATGATAGCGCTGGATGCGGTGACACATAATTATGTGATCGGCGGTCTTGCCGGCGTTGCCGCCATCCCCGGCTTTATTGGCATCGCCTTGCTGATCCTCGGCATTATCGGCAGCCGCAAGCAATAA
- a CDS encoding PadR family transcriptional regulator, whose amino-acid sequence MRGMFFHRRGQGACADRNFSHRDGFGGPGHRGFGAGFSGSLGGRGREGFERAFDRMRGGRDGRGFGHGGLRLVLLKLISEKSSHGYELIKAIEDRFNGAYSPSPGVIYPTLSWLEDEGFITIAPNEDGRKSATITEAGITHLADKAEQVDQLFSMMDGQRGEHGDYAPLFRAMANLKAALRTRGMRPMNKAEIEAVVDLIDETAKKIERL is encoded by the coding sequence ATGCGAGGCATGTTTTTTCACCGTCGCGGACAGGGCGCTTGCGCTGACCGTAATTTCAGCCATCGGGACGGCTTTGGCGGCCCCGGTCATCGCGGTTTTGGCGCCGGCTTCAGCGGCAGTCTTGGCGGTCGCGGCCGTGAAGGCTTTGAACGCGCTTTCGATCGGATGCGCGGCGGCAGGGATGGGCGTGGCTTTGGTCACGGCGGTTTGCGGCTGGTACTGCTCAAACTCATCAGCGAAAAGTCCAGCCACGGCTACGAACTGATCAAGGCCATCGAGGACCGCTTCAACGGCGCCTACAGCCCCTCCCCCGGCGTCATCTATCCAACCCTGAGCTGGCTGGAAGATGAAGGCTTCATTACCATTGCCCCCAATGAGGACGGCCGCAAGTCCGCCACCATTACCGAGGCCGGCATCACCCATCTGGCGGATAAGGCCGAGCAGGTCGATCAGCTATTCTCAATGATGGACGGCCAGCGCGGTGAACACGGCGACTATGCCCCGCTCTTCCGCGCCATGGCCAACCTGAAAGCCGCCCTGCGCACCCGCGGGATGCGCCCGATGAACAAGGCCGAGATCGAAGCGGTGGTCGACCTGATCGATGAAACCGCCAAGAAAATCGAAAGACTGTAA
- a CDS encoding NYN domain-containing protein — MSFYPTDRIALFIDGANLYSAAKALNFDIDYRKLLDEFRKRGILIRAYYYTALVEGDDYSPIRPLVDWLDYNGFHLITKTAREYTDSQGRKRWRGDMDIEIACDMMEMAEHANHLVLFSGDGDFRRLLESVQRKGARVTVVSTVKSQPPMTSDELRRQADTFVDLADLASVVGRPRSSHNPPKFLGAEEDYDETV; from the coding sequence ATGAGCTTTTATCCGACCGACCGTATCGCGCTTTTTATTGACGGTGCCAACCTCTATTCAGCCGCCAAGGCGCTGAATTTCGACATCGACTATCGCAAGCTACTCGATGAATTCCGCAAACGCGGCATACTGATCCGCGCCTATTATTACACCGCCCTGGTCGAGGGCGACGATTACTCGCCGATACGACCGCTGGTCGACTGGCTCGATTATAACGGCTTCCACCTGATCACCAAGACCGCCAGGGAATATACCGACAGCCAGGGCCGCAAGCGCTGGCGCGGCGACATGGATATCGAAATCGCCTGCGACATGATGGAGATGGCCGAACACGCCAATCACCTGGTCCTTTTCTCCGGCGACGGCGATTTCCGCCGCCTGCTCGAATCCGTCCAGCGCAAGGGCGCGCGCGTCACTGTGGTTTCGACCGTCAAGTCACAGCCGCCCATGACCTCCGATGAACTGCGCCGCCAGGCCGATACCTTCGTCGATCTCGCCGACCTGGCCAGTGTCGTCGGCCGTCCGCGCTCCAGCCACAACCCGCCGAAATTCCTGGGCGCCGAGGAAGATTACGACGAGACTGTATAG
- a CDS encoding VOC family protein, whose product MLGLNLTKSAAAGPLPLRDATPMGFLAVSDFDQARAFYEGILGLTVFSRDEYALVLRSGSTLIRLTKPPKLYVAPYTVFGFQVTNIDDKVFALTALDIKFELYDWLGAAQTPHGVWTAPSGDKVAWFKDPDGNLLSISEHKV is encoded by the coding sequence ATGCTCGGACTTAATCTGACCAAATCCGCAGCGGCTGGCCCGTTGCCCCTGCGCGACGCCACACCGATGGGATTTCTGGCCGTCAGCGATTTCGATCAAGCCCGCGCCTTCTATGAAGGCATTCTGGGCCTGACCGTTTTCAGCCGGGATGAATACGCCCTGGTGTTGCGTTCCGGTTCGACCCTGATCCGTCTGACCAAACCACCGAAGCTATATGTCGCGCCCTACACGGTTTTCGGTTTTCAGGTGACCAATATTGACGACAAGGTCTTCGCCCTCACCGCGCTCGACATCAAGTTCGAACTCTATGACTGGCTGGGCGCGGCGCAAACGCCCCATGGTGTCTGGACGGCGCCCAGCGGCGACAAGGTAGCGTGGTTCAAAGACCCCGATGGCAATCTACTGTCGATTTCGGAGCACAAGGTATAA
- a CDS encoding DMT family transporter has product MSEPSEKKSLLSAPWLLTWGGYILAMLGAFLFASKGIWIKLAYNYQVDASALMALRLSVATPFFIVFGVITFLRGKAKGTHDLPPINRNPGLYLRTLGVGILGYWVASYTDFESLTTLSPQFERLILFTYPLFVILFGALFFKQPMRLKAVWAFAISYIGLGLVFLTDLHAQGTAVISGVLWCTVSSVAFALYLLLAKPLIRRMGPSLFTSWAMSGAALATGIHFLIVHKVSDIHMTPPLLTLVIGLAIGATVLPSYLTNFALSRISSQANAIISFINPIFTLVLSGLILGQHISLADIAGTLLVLTGVGLYVWIDQRAMRQEAALSKG; this is encoded by the coding sequence ATGTCTGAACCTTCTGAAAAGAAATCGCTACTCTCCGCGCCCTGGCTCCTGACCTGGGGCGGTTATATTCTCGCCATGCTGGGCGCGTTTCTTTTCGCCAGCAAGGGCATCTGGATCAAGCTCGCCTATAACTACCAGGTCGATGCTTCGGCCCTGATGGCGCTGCGCCTGTCGGTGGCGACACCGTTTTTCATAGTGTTCGGCGTTATCACCTTCCTGCGCGGCAAGGCGAAAGGCACGCACGACCTGCCGCCGATTAATCGCAATCCCGGCCTTTATCTGCGCACGCTGGGCGTCGGCATCCTGGGATACTGGGTCGCCAGCTATACCGACTTCGAGAGCCTGACGACCCTGTCGCCGCAGTTCGAGCGGTTGATCCTTTTTACCTATCCGCTGTTCGTTATCCTGTTCGGCGCCCTGTTCTTCAAACAGCCCATGCGCCTGAAAGCGGTCTGGGCCTTCGCCATCAGCTATATCGGCCTGGGGCTGGTTTTCCTGACCGACCTGCATGCCCAGGGCACGGCGGTGATCAGCGGCGTGCTGTGGTGTACGGTCTCTTCGGTCGCTTTCGCGCTCTATCTGCTGCTGGCCAAGCCACTTATCAGGCGCATGGGCCCGTCACTCTTCACCTCATGGGCCATGAGCGGCGCGGCGCTGGCGACCGGTATCCATTTCCTCATCGTCCATAAGGTGAGCGACATCCACATGACCCCGCCCCTGCTCACCCTGGTGATCGGGCTGGCTATCGGCGCCACTGTCCTGCCGAGCTATTTAACCAATTTTGCCTTGAGCCGCATATCCTCGCAGGCCAACGCCATTATCAGCTTTATCAATCCGATCTTTACCCTGGTTCTGAGCGGCCTGATCCTCGGCCAGCATATCAGCCTGGCCGATATCGCCGGCACCCTGCTGGTGCTTACGGGCGTCGGGCTCTATGTCTGGATCGATCAGCGCGCCATGCGTCAGGAAGCGGCATTGTCCAAAGGATAG
- the folK gene encoding 2-amino-4-hydroxy-6-hydroxymethyldihydropteridine diphosphokinase yields MSVFIAYGSNLLSGPVTASQAFSEVVKNLQARGLIVNRISRLWSSKAWPNPDDPPYVNAVLQVETNLQPTELMLLLHDVERGAGRVRDGRLNAPRVLDLDLIAYGDVVMNGENGLILPHPRAAERAFVMGPLAEIAPKWVHPVLQRPVAELFKAATVGTDAYPLDNAAS; encoded by the coding sequence ATGTCCGTTTTTATTGCCTACGGTTCCAACCTGTTGTCTGGTCCGGTGACTGCATCGCAAGCTTTCAGCGAGGTTGTCAAGAACTTGCAGGCACGAGGACTGATTGTGAACAGGATTTCACGTTTGTGGTCTTCAAAAGCCTGGCCAAATCCAGACGATCCACCCTATGTTAATGCCGTCCTGCAGGTCGAAACGAACTTGCAACCCACGGAATTGATGTTGCTTTTGCATGATGTGGAGCGCGGCGCCGGGCGCGTGCGCGATGGACGCCTCAATGCCCCGCGCGTGCTTGACCTTGACCTTATCGCTTATGGCGATGTTGTTATGAATGGCGAAAATGGTCTGATCCTGCCGCACCCGCGCGCCGCGGAACGGGCCTTTGTTATGGGGCCACTGGCCGAGATAGCGCCAAAATGGGTCCATCCGGTTTTACAGCGCCCGGTGGCTGAGCTTTTTAAGGCGGCTACAGTCGGCACAGACGCCTATCCTTTGGACAATGCCGCTTCCTGA
- a CDS encoding thermonuclease family protein, producing the protein MMSMCVSAKELAKLVIMSGHLRGLMSLSNRKNRFTMSRWVTLCLVLSVLVSVLAAPVLARPAIISGMAYVIDGDTLVIRKRHVRLFGVDAFERDQSCGRFRCGTEARKALRDLTNGRTLTCETKAIDTYGRTVAVCKTSDGRDVGGEMVRRGLAVAYRRFSSQYLDEEAYAKSHHLGAWADGFESPLQYRRKER; encoded by the coding sequence ATGATGTCGATGTGCGTCAGCGCGAAGGAATTGGCGAAATTAGTGATCATGAGCGGGCACTTAAGGGGTTTAATGTCGCTAAGCAACCGCAAAAACCGGTTTACGATGTCACGTTGGGTTACGCTCTGTTTGGTCTTGAGTGTTCTGGTCAGTGTTCTGGCGGCGCCGGTTCTGGCGAGGCCGGCCATTATTTCCGGCATGGCCTATGTGATTGATGGTGATACGCTTGTAATTCGCAAGCGGCACGTCCGCCTTTTTGGCGTTGATGCTTTTGAGCGCGACCAGTCCTGCGGGCGGTTCCGCTGTGGCACCGAGGCGCGAAAGGCGTTGCGCGACCTCACGAATGGCCGAACGCTGACCTGTGAGACGAAGGCAATCGATACCTACGGCAGGACTGTGGCGGTTTGCAAAACATCCGATGGGCGTGATGTGGGTGGTGAAATGGTCAGACGGGGACTGGCGGTGGCCTATAGACGTTTCTCGTCGCAATATCTCGACGAGGAAGCCTATGCGAAATCTCACCATCTTGGCGCGTGGGCCGATGGTTTTGAAAGTCCGTTGCAATACCGCCGTAAAGAGCGCTGA